A section of the Terriglobales bacterium genome encodes:
- a CDS encoding cytochrome c oxidase subunit 3 gives MAEAAVHHPISDAYEPPLFGAYSKKVGMWLFLLSDSLTFGALLFAYSYGRIATPNWPTPFGAHSIANASIMTACLLSSSLTMVLAVLAGQRGDRTWRFYWLLATMLFGSAFVVLHAFEWNGLIKEGMRPFSNPWAADVPQFGGTFFALTGMHMLHVTIGVIYLGVIALGRKFIPVLVGLWLVTWLATPSSSVFHNGAHVLLACAVIAGMVVFFKPKDYDAHDVEVSGLYWHFVDLVWMFIFPLVYLMSTRV, from the coding sequence ATGGCTGAAGCTGCTGTGCATCACCCGATAAGCGACGCTTATGAACCGCCGCTGTTCGGGGCCTATTCGAAAAAAGTAGGCATGTGGCTGTTCCTGCTCTCCGACTCGCTCACGTTCGGGGCGCTGCTGTTCGCCTACAGCTACGGGCGCATCGCCACCCCCAACTGGCCTACGCCGTTCGGCGCTCACAGCATCGCCAACGCCAGCATCATGACCGCTTGCCTGCTCTCCAGTTCGCTCACCATGGTTCTGGCCGTCCTGGCGGGCCAGCGCGGGGACCGCACGTGGCGCTTCTATTGGCTGTTGGCCACCATGTTGTTCGGCTCGGCCTTCGTCGTGCTGCACGCCTTCGAGTGGAACGGGTTGATCAAGGAAGGCATGCGGCCGTTCAGCAACCCGTGGGCGGCGGACGTCCCCCAATTCGGCGGAACGTTCTTCGCGCTCACCGGCATGCACATGCTGCACGTCACCATCGGCGTGATTTACCTGGGTGTCATCGCCCTGGGCCGCAAGTTCATCCCGGTGCTGGTGGGACTGTGGCTGGTCACCTGGCTGGCGACGCCCTCCAGCAGCGTCTTCCACAACGGCGCCCACGTGCTGCTGGCCTGCGCCGTCATCGCTGGCATGGTCGTCTTCTTCAAACCCAAGGACTATGACGCCCACGATGTCGAAGTCAGCGGCCTGTACTGGCACTTTGTAGACCTTGTCTGGATGTTCATCTTCCCGCTGGTGTACTTGATGTCCACCAGGGTGTGA
- a CDS encoding cytochrome C oxidase subunit IV family protein: MAHEATATQDHGKAQYFWVWGALLVLTAIEIFLAYEQVFDPLHMLLVLLMLSVVKAALIIAYFMHLKFEIARMKVTLMAALVICLSLMCVFFADAFRILQLGAK, encoded by the coding sequence ATGGCACACGAGGCAACCGCAACGCAGGATCACGGAAAAGCACAGTACTTCTGGGTGTGGGGCGCCCTGCTGGTTCTTACTGCGATCGAGATCTTTCTGGCCTACGAGCAGGTCTTCGACCCGCTGCACATGTTGCTGGTGTTGCTGATGCTTTCGGTGGTCAAAGCGGCACTGATCATCGCCTACTTCATGCACTTGAAGTTCGAGATCGCGCGCATGAAAGTCACGCTGATGGCGGCGCTGGTGATCTGCCTGTCGCTGATGTGCGTGTTCTTCGCGGATGCGTTCCGCATCCTGCAACTGGGAGCAAAGTGA